The following DNA comes from Novosphingobium sp. THN1.
CGTGCGCAGCCCATGTGGCTTGAGCGCTTCGTTGAGCGCGAGCCAGGTGCACCCGGCCTCGACCGTCACGGTCATGTCTTCCGGGCTGACGCGCAGCACGCGGTCCATGCGGCGCATGTCGAGCGTGATCGTGCTGTCGGTGGCAGGGGTGTAGCTGCTGGTATAGCTCATGCCCGCACCGCGCGGCGCGATGTCGACACCGGCATCGTTGGCAGCGGAAACCACTGCGGCCAGCTCTGCGGTGTTGGCAGGTGCCACCGAGAGCATCACGCAATGATCGGCGCGTGACCAGATGTCCTCGCTGAACAGGCGCAAGGTGGCCTCGTCGGACGTGACATGCTCGGCACCGACGATGGCTTCGAGGCGGGTGCGCAATTCTGCGGGCGCGGGGGCAATGCGGCTGAGGGTCATGCTGTCGGCCATGGTGGTTATCCGCTCTCGGTCCGGACGCAGGCTGTCAGCGCCGGAATCAATTGTTAATGGAATATGTCAAAGCAGCGCCCGCACTGCCGGACTGCGGATTGCTGTCCGACAGGCGGGGAAACTGTTCACGCTGCGGTCAATTGCCGGGCCTGGGCTGCTGCACTGAGACCGGCGAGACGACCGAATGTTACAGCCGTGGCAAGGCCCATGGCGGGCAGATACCCCCAGTGGGCCGGGCCGGAGACCGAACGTGCCGTACCGCCACCGGCGAACAGGTTGGGCAGGGCGCTGCCATCGGCGCGCAGGACGCGGGCCTGTCCGTCGATCTGCAGCCCGCCTTGCGTGTGGAAGATGGCACCGACAACCTTGACCGCGCGGTACGGCGCAACCGGAGGCAGGTCCGACCCCCAGATTCGGCCCTGCGCATCGGCCTCCCCGCTCGCCTGCGCCGCATGAGCCTCGGCAAGGGTTGCGGCAAGGGCCTCAGCCGGCACGCCGATCAATCGGGCCAGTTCCTCGGGCGTTTCGGCCTTGCGCGCGGCGTTCAGTGCGATCAGCTGCTGCATTTCGGGATGTAGTCGGTCTTGGCTTCGATCCGCGCATCGAACACCACCCAGACATGTTCACCCGGCTGGGCGAGCACCGGGTGGACCATCCCGGCAATGTCCTCGACCTCATTGGTAAAGCGCTCGCCCGCGATGTTCACCAGTATGCCACCTTCGACCGGCACGCCCGGCGGCACTGGAATGCCCTGCGGCTCCGTAAGCATGGCGTAGCCCTGATAGGCACCCATGTCGCCGAATGCCGCGCCCAGCTTTTCGCCAACGACAATGCCGGTGCCCTGGCTGCCTTCATGGCCGTTGTTCCGCGCGTGGGATACGTCGGGCATGTGCTGCGCCATCATCGCGTGGTTCGCGGCAAAGCCCCCGCAGGCAAGGATCAGCGTCTCGCAGCCAACCAACTCCTGCGCGCCATCCGGTCGTTCAAGCGTGACGCCGTGGATGCGGCCGTCTTCATCGGCGTGCACCGCAACCAGCTTCGCGCCGAGCAGAACGTCCACCCCGGCGTCGTCCAGCCTGCGGTGGAGCAGGTCGACCATGTCCTGCCCGCCATGCCCGCGCCAGCCATGGACGCGGAAGGTGGAATTGCCATAGGCGGGGCGGAAGCCGGTATCGAGCTCCCATGGCAGGTCGAGCGTCTCGACCATCCAATCGACCGTCGGCCCGGCGTGGTCGGCAATGGCGCGGGCCAGCACGGGATCGGTCAGGCCTTGGGTCTTGGCCATGATGTCGGCGAAATAGGTGTCCGCGCTGTCCTCGATGCCAAGGGCGGCCTGCGCTTTCGTTCCGGCGGCGCAGATCAGGCCCTGGCTCATGCCGGTGCTGCCCATCGGGCGCTCGTCCTGTTCCACCAGCAGCACCTGCGCGCCGGCGTGATGGGCCGAAAGCGCGGCGATACAGCCGCAGGCGCCGCCGCCGATGACCAGCACCGGGATGACGTATTCGAAGTCCGGAATCATGCCTCGCGCGCCAGTTCTTCGCCGACATCGCCCGAAGCGACCTCGGCAGGCGACATCACCGCCTCGTTTTCCTGCTGCACGATGCGCAGGATGCGGGCGATGAACTCCTGGTTCCACATCTGGCGTTCGGCCGACGCGGCGCGATCGGGCACGAAGGCGTCAATCTCGCCCGGCGTCAGCACGCCCTTTTCCAGCAGCAGGCGCTCCAGCGTATCGCTGCGCTGGCGGGCCACGGCCAATTCCTGCGCCATGGCCATGGTGATGGCGAGGACGCGCTCGACCTGCGGTTCGAGGAAGTAGGGGCGCTTGCCCGCAGGCTTAGCGCCTGCTCCGGCGAGGGCTTCGGCAAAGCTCATGCCACGGCTCCGATTACATGCCATGCGGCCTTGCGGCCATAGTCTTCGGTGTCATCCTCTTCCGCATCGGGGAAGAGTTCGCGATCGACCACGCCGGTCACCCCGCCGTGGATCAGCTTGTCACGCTCGAACCCGGCGGCGACCATCTCGGCGTCGAGGTCCATCTCGTGCATCCGGCTCCAGAACGGCTCGTTGTTGTAGAACGCGTCCCAATCGCGCATCGCCTGTTCGAACAGCGGCATTTCGGGGCGTACTGCGGCTGCTCCACATGCAGCACGATGCCGCCGGGCTTCAGCAACCGGCGCGTCTCGGCAAAGATCGCGCGCAGGGCCTTGGTCGAAAGCTCGTGCAGGAACATCGTCGTCTGGATCCAGTCGAAGCTGGCGTCCGGATAGATCGACAGGTCCTCGCCGCTGGCCTGGACGAAGCTGATGTTGTCGACGCCAAGCGACTTGGCGCGGGCCAAGCCATAGCGCAGCACCGGCGCGCCAAGATCGACCACGGTCATCTCCGCTTCCGGAAAGGCCTGCGCCAGCGGCAGCGAGGAATGGCCGACCGTGCCGCCGATCTCGAGGATCTTCTTCGGTTTGAAGTCCGGCAGGTTGCGCCTGACCCACTTGACCACGGCATGGCCGCCGCCATCGGAATACTTGCCGAGCAAGCCCCCGGTGGTGACGAACCCGGCGTGATCGTAGTTCGCGCCGTTCACCGCATCATCGGGGAAATATTCGGTGTGGTAGCTGCCGGGCATGCAGTGATGATCCACCGCCGAGACATAGCGCGGGATCGGCAGCGCAGGATCGAGCGACAGGCGCGGATCGCCTTCGGTCAGCTCTGTCGTCACAGCGTTCAGCCGCTCACGCTGGCGCAGCGCGGTCCAGCGCCCGGCCTGCTGGCGCTGTTCCATCGTCATGCGACGCAGGGCCGACCACGTCTGGAAGGCAGGGTCTTCAAGCAGCGCGCGACGCGCCTCGTGCCGGTCTGCCATCGGACGGCCATGCTGTGCCTCAAACGCGGGAACGACGCGGGCCTCGAACGCCGCCTTGACCCCCGGAACCACGCGCGCGGCGAGGTGCCGGTTCATCTGGGCGAGGAAGTTGATTCGCTCGATCTCATCATGGTTGGTCTGCGGGAAAACCGCGTGGCGACCAATGACGCGAAAATCGGGAGGACCGTCGTAACCCGCGCTAGGATCGTTCGGCGCCGGGGATTCAACGGGGTTGGATGGGGTATCTGCTGAAGAACTCACGGCCTTCCTCTTCGGTTGCTTACGCAGGCTGCATTCACTGGATGCCGGGAAACAGATCGATCCACCGATTTGACCGGCAGGCGACAAAGCGAGGGACGACGATGCACATTTTTGCCGTTTTCAACCTGAAGCCGGGCGTCTCCGAAGAGGACTATCTGGCTTGGGCGCGCAGCACGGATCTGCCCACAGTCAACGCCTTGCCATCGATCGCCAGCTTCCGTGTGTTCCGCACCACCGGCGTGATGGGCGGCGATGCCAAGCCGCCGTTCGGCTATATCGAAGTGCTTGATATCGCCGACATGGCCCAGTTCGAAAAGGACGTGTCGTCCGCCGCGATGGGCGAAGTCGCCGCCGCCTTCAACAACATGGTCGAAGTCACGTTCCTCACCACCGAAGAGGTGGTGGCGTGAAGTTCGCAGGCAAGGTTGCGGTCATCACAGGTTCGGGCCGCAAACAGGGCCTGGGCGAGGCGATAGCGCGCCGCCTTTCGGAAGAAGGCGCAACCGTGGTCATCGCCGACATCGGCGGATCGCGCGATTCGGCCACGCCCGATGCGATGATCGGCGCCGAGGCGGAGATGCGTGAAGTGGCCGAATCGATGCCGGGCGCTGCCTCGACCTTTTCCTGCGACGTGCGCGATCCCGATCAGGTGCGCGCGCTGGCTGCTCACGCTGTCGCCGCGCACGGTTCGCTCGATATCTGGGTGAACAACGCCGGCATCGGTTACATCATGAAGCCGCTGGGTGAGGTCTCGGCTGACGACTGGCGCGCAGTGATCGACGTGAACCTGACCGGCGCATGGTTCGGCCTGCAGGCTGCGGCAGAGATCATGATTGCGCAAAGGAAGGGCGGGCGCATTGTCAACATCGCCAGCCAGGCGGCGAAATCGGGCTTCCCGCATGCGCAGGCCTATACGGCTTCAAAGCATGGCCTTGTCGGGCTTGTCCGCTCGGCCTCGATCGAGCTGGGCGCGCACGGCATCACCGTCAACAATGTCTGCCCGAACCATGTGACCACCGGCCTTGGCAAGTGGCAGAACGAACACTTCGCCGCCGTGCAGGGAATCAGCGTCGAACAGTACCTAAAGAACATGGCGGCGCGCATTCCGCTTGGCCGTCCCGGCCTGCCCGAGGATACCGCCAACGCCGTGGCGTTCCTGTGCTCGACAGAAGCCTCGTACATCACGGGTGAAAGCATGAACGTGTCCGGCGGCGAGGAGCCGCACTGACATGACCGAGACCGATGGGGCCGGGGCCGCCCTGACCGAGCTCGCAAATCCGGCGCACATCCTGATCGATCATGCGCTGTCGCTGCGCTGGGCAGACCTGCCGGAAGCCACGCGCAGCCGCGCCAGGACCTTCCTGCACGATTCGCTCGCCGTCGGCGTGGCGGGGCGCAATGCAGCGCATGCCGATGCGGTGCTGGCGATGGTGCAGGGCTGGGGCGCAGGCGAAGTAGCAGGCGTGCTCGGTCGTCCCGGCCTGCGCCTGCCCGCGCCATCGGCGGCCTTCGTCAATGCCTTCCAGATCCACGGGCAGGAATACGACTGCGTCCACGAACCGGCCGTGCTGCACCCGATGGCGACCGTGCTTGCGGCCTTGCTGGCAGAGGCGGCGCGAGGCGATGCAGTCGACGGCGAACGATTCCTGACCGCCATCGTCGCCGGAGTGGATGTGGCGGTAACGCTCGGTCTTGCTGCGCCCGATGCGCTCAAATTCTTCCGTCCCGCGACGGCGGGTATCTTCGGCTGTGTTGCGGCCATTGCCTCGCTGCGAGAGATGCCTCGGGACAAGGCGCTCGCCGCCTTCGGCCACGCGCTGGCGTTTGCCTCGGGCACAATGCAGGCTCACCTTGAGGGCAAGCCCGCGCTGCCGGTGCAAGTGGCGAATGCGGCGCGCGGCAGTCTCGTCGCTGTCGACCTTTCAAACTACGGGATGCCGGGTGTCACCCGGCCATTGGACGGACCCTTCGGGTACTTCCCATTAATGGAATTGCGCGAGGTCTTGGCACCTGCACTGGCACGGCTGGGCACGGGGCATCGCATCACCGAAGTCAGCTGGAAGCCGTTCCCGACCGGCCGGGCAGGTCACGGCGGTATCGTGGCAGTGCAGCAGCTATGCCATGAGCAAGGACTGACGGTCGATGCGCTCGAACGGCTTGAATATCATGCGCCGCCGTTGATCCACCGTCTTGTCGGGCGGACAGCGCGCGAGGGAATGGAGCCCGGCTATGCGCGGCTGTGCCTGCCCTATCTGGCGGCGGTAACACTGCTGCGCGGCACGGTGACGCTGGCGGATTTCGGCAGGGAGGCGCTGGATGATCCGCAGGTGCTGGCACTGGCACAGCGGATCGTGGTGATCGCCGATGGCAATCCAGACCTCGCCGCCTTCGTGCCTGCGCTGGCGCGGGTGAAAACGGTGGAGGGCCGAGACCTGACGCAGCCAGTGACAGCGCAACTCGGTTCTCCCGAATGGCCGCTCACGCCTGCGCAGCACTTGGCCAAGGTCCGGGCTTGCCTGTCGTTCACCGGGCTTGCCTCTGCCGATGACGCCTTGGCGGAAGCCGTCGCCGGGCTAGACTGCGAAGCTGATGCCTTGGGTGCGCTGATCCGCAGCGGCGTCCTGTCCTGACCGCAATGCGGGCAAAAATATTGTTCAGTTTCAGGAAATTGCGATGACCTTGTTGAAATGCGCTACCCATGTCGTTGCCGATCTTGCCGATGCCGTGGCGCGATATGAGCGGTGGATGGACTACCGCGCGGTCGAGCAGGGCGCAGTCCCCGCCGACCTCGCGCAGGCATGGAGCGCCCCGGCAAGCGCCGGGCGAAGCTATGCCGTATTGCAGCCGGCGTCGGGTGCGGAGGTTTTCCTGCGCTTCGTCGAAGGCGATCCAGTTCCGGACTATGCACCGATACGCACCTACGGCTGGGCCGCGATCGAGCTGTGTGTGAACGATGTCGATGCGGTCCATGCAAGAATGCAGGAAAGCCCGTTCGAAGTGATCGGTCCGCCCCGCCCGCTTGACGGATTTGCCACGATCAAGCCCATGCAGGTGCGCGGAGACGACCTTGAAACCGTTTACCTGACGCAAATCCTGCAGCCTGGGCCGGATACTGGCCTGCCGGAACCGAAATCGCTGGTCGACCGGCCGTTCATCATGGTCCTGGCCTGCCCGGATCTGCGCAAGACGGCGCAATGGGTGAAGGACGTGCTCGGCCTGCCGATGATTGATCCGGTGGCGATCCGTTATACCATGATCGAAAAGGCGTTCGGCCTGCCGGACACGGCCAAGACCGAACTGACCACCGCCAGGGGTGCGGGCCAGGTGTTCCTCGAACTCGATCAGTACCCCGAAGCGGCGACCGAACGCCCGCGCCACAAAGGCGCACTGCCGCCGGGCGTGGCGATTACCACGATGCTCTATCCCGATTTTGACCGGCTTGAAGGCCATTGGGCCAGCGCCCCGGTCGCGCGCGAAGGCGCCGTCTATGGCGGCCGACGCACCGGCGTGCTGGTTACCCCGGAAGGCGCGCTGCTCGAGATCGTCGAAGGCGGAGAGATCTGATGGCTGCAACGCCGATCAAGCGCGGTTTCGTCGATGTGCCGCACGGGCAGATGCACTATCGCCATGCTGGCGACAGTGGCGAGCCGCTGCTGATCCTCCACGCCTCGCCCGGCAGCTCGCGCCAGCAGGTCCGCACTATCGAGGACTTTGCCGGAGAAGCGCGCGTCTTTGCCCCCGATACGCCCGGAAATGGTGACAGCGATGCCCTGTCCGATCAGGAGCCGACCATTCCCGAACTCGCCGCTGCGGCGCTGGCGTTTATCGATGCCATCGGGCTTGAGAAAGTGCGCGTCTATGGTTCGCACACCGGCGCGGCCATCGGCACCGAACTCGCCATCCTCGCGCCGGATCGCGTCTCCGCGCTCGTCCTCGACGGCGTGAGCCTGATGCAGGGCGAAGAGCTGGCCGACGTGCTCGCACGCTACGCCTTCCCCTTCGAACCGGATCTTGAAGGCGCTTACCTGATGCGCCTGTTCCAGTTCTGCCGCGATCAGTACATGTTTTTTCCGTGGTACAACCGCACCCGCGCCGGACGGCGCGATGGCGGCCTTGGCAGCGCGACTGATCTCCACGCCTGGATCACCGAAGTGATGAAGGCGGCCACCACCTACCACCTCAATTACCGCGCCGCGTTCAAGTGGCCTGCGGACAAGCGGATGCCGCTGCTGCAATGCCCGACTCTGGTGACGGCAGCCGTCAACGACCCGCTCTATGATTCCAGCGTCGCACTGGAAAAGCTGCTGAAGGACGGCAGCTTCGCAGAGCTGCCACGCCTCGATGCGGCGGATTTCCGATCATCGCGCAAGGCCGCGATGGACAGCTTCTTCGGCAAGAGGGCCTGAACCGATGGATACCGGCCTTTCCCTGCTGACGCTGCTGCACCTGCTGATCCCGATCTACTGGCTCGGCGGCGATCTTGGCGCGTTCTACGGCTCGCGCTTCATGATCGATCCGGCCCGTTCCGTGCCCGAACGCATGATGGCGCTGAAGATCCTCAACAACATCGACATGGCGCCGCGCACCACGCTGATCCTTGCCTTCCCGACCGGTTTCGGCCTCGCCGTGGCCAAGGGCTGGATCGACGTGCCTGGCTCTGCCGCCATCCTTGTGTGGGTGCTCGGCCTTGCCTGGCTGGCCCTGGCGTGGACCGTCCACCTCAAGCATGGGCCTGCGGGTGCGGGATACAAGCGCGTCGACATCGCGGTGCGCTATGTCGTGCTGGCGGGCCTGATCGGCAGCGGCGTCGCCGGGCTGGCCGGGGCGATCACGCTGCCGCTGTTCATCTCGCTCAAGCTGCTGGCGCTCGCCACGTGCATTTCCATCGGCCTGCTGGTCCGCCGCCAGCTGGTGCCGCTGTTCCCGGCGATCATTGCCCTGCGCGAGAACGGCCCGACGCCCGAGGGGGATCGCACCATCAAGGGCGTCATCGCCATCACCCAGCCAACCGTGATGGTGCTGTGGGTCGTGGTGCTGATCGCCTGCTTCCTCGGCATCGCCACGCCGGTCTGACCGGGCCACTCAATTCAAAGGGAGACTTCCATTGCAAAAGCATCGGACCATTTCCGGCAAGATCCAGTACACATCGCGCAAACCGGGCCGCGAAGGCGAAGAGCGCGGGCGCGAGGAGTTCACCTGGACGCATCACAGCGATGGCAAGCGCACCCTGCGCGCCCGCTGCGAGATCGACGAGCCGGCGCCGACCGTTCACCGCGATATCGTCTACAGCCTTGATGAGAACGACCGCCCGATGGACTGCTTCGTCCGCCTGGTGATCGGCGACGAGTTCATGGGCGCAGGCCTGTTCATCATCAACAAGGACACGGTCGAGTGCGAAAGCTATGGCCCGTCCATCGGCCGCATTTCGCAGACCGTGCAGATCGATGCGCCGTTCGACGGCTTCGGCACGCACCCGATCGTGGCTGACGCCTACATCACCCGCAAGATGGATCGCAGCAAGGGCCCGCACAAGCGCAAGTTCCCCTGCTTCCTGCCTTCGCCCGACCATCGCGGCGCCACCCCGCCGCTGATTTCGCGCACGGCCATCAACCTTGCCTATGTCGGCGACGAGACGGTGACGGTCGCTGCCGGCACCTTCGACTGCCACGTCTTCGAATTCTCGGACGAGGACGCCAGCATGATCTCCATCGGCGGTGAGGCGCACCCCGCCTATCGCATGTGGGTGACGGCCGACGATGACTCGATCTTTGTCCAGGGCGGCGTCGGCGGCTACATGCAGACCTGGTACGAGCTGATTGAGTTGAAGCGCTGAGGTGCGTCAGCCCACCTTTATCAGCACTTTGCCGAGGTGTGCCGCTGACTTGAGATAGCGGCATGCCTCGAGCGCTTCATCGAAGCTGAACACGCGGTCGACCACGGGCGCAAAGCCGGTGGCTTCCATCGCGCGGACCATGCGGGCGAGCATGGCGCGGCTGCCTTCGGCAATGCCCTTGAGCGTGATGTTCTTGCCGATGATGCCGCCGTAGTTGGGCAGCGGGCCATCGGCAGACCCCACGCCGATGATGACGATGCGAGCGTTGACCGCGCAGGCGTTGATCGACTGGGGCAGGGTGTGCTGGCCGCCGGTTTCGACGACGATGTCCGCGCCGCGTCCGCCGGTCTGGCGCTGCAGTTCGGCGGCCCAATCGGGGTGGGTGGCATAGTTCACGGTGTAGTCTGCGCCGAGCTTGCGGGCCTGTTCCAGCTTTTCATCGCTGGACGAGGTGATCGCGACGAACGCGCCATTGGCCTTGGCGATCTGCAGCGCGGCCATGGCGACGCCACCGGTGCCGAGCGCGACGACGAGATCGCCCGCGTGGACCTGACCGACTTCGACGACGGCATGCCAAGCGGTGAGCGAGGCTGCGGCGAGGGGCGCGGCGGCTTCGTCGCTCAGGCTGTCAGGCACCTTGACCAGCGCGGCGGCGGGGACCTTCACATATTCGGCCATCCAGCCATCGAGATTGGTGCCAAGATCTGCGCCGAAGTAGCGCATCTCGAACGGACCATCGATCCACGAGACGAAGTGGGCGAGGATCGCGCGGTCACCCACGGCGATGCCGGCAGCGCCTTCGCCGAGCGCGACGACTTCGCCCACGCCTTCGGAGAAGGGAATGCGGTCTTCGGCCTTTTTCGGGCCATAACGGCCTTCGAGGATCTGGAGGTCACGATTGTTGAGGCAGACGTACTTGACCTTGAGCACGGCTTCGCCGGGGCCGGCGACGGGCATGTCGCGCTCGGCAAGGGTCAGCGATTCAAGGCCGGTCTGGCCTCCGAGTTGATAGGCTTTCAAGACTGGCTCCTGTAGGAATCGAGAATGTCTGCGCCCCGTGCAAACCATGTGGCGGGGCGGGCTTTGAGATCGGCCAGCAGGCGCTCGAAAGCGTCCATGCGATAGGGCAGGCCGATGATGTAGGGCGTGAGGTGCAGCGGCAGCAGCCTGCCGCCGCCGCCGGGAGCATCGACCGCGGCTTCACCGGCCAGCCAGTCATGCGCGTCGAGGATCTGTTCGGCATAGCTGTCGACCGACTGCTGCTGCACGTTGATGATCTGCCGATCGGACAGTTCGTGGTTGAGCGGCAGGTTGACGAGGCCATTGGCAAAGGCCCACGGCACTTCGTCATTCGCCCAATCAACGCAGTATTCGATTCCGGCCTCGACCAGCAGGTCGGTGGTGGCAAAGCTCTGCGAGCGGGCGATGGAATGCCAGCCGCGCGGGGCCACCCCGGCAACGTCAGCCAAGGCGGCGATGCTGTCACGGATCAGGGCGCGTTCGGCTTCGACCGGAAGGGTCGAGGCGATCGTGCCGTTCATGTCGGTCGAGTGGGCGATCACTTCGTGGCCAGCGGCGATGATGTCGCGGATTACCGAAGGGTAGCGCTGCGCAATCGCGCCGTTGGCAGCGACCGAGACCTGCACGCCCGCCTTCGCAAAGGCATCGAGCAGGCGATAGAAGCCGATGCGCGTGCCGTATTCGCGGGCGGTGTAGTGGCGGTAGTCCGGATAGGCCGTCTGCATGTGCCCCGGCGCGCGGAAGGGCGTGTCCGAGGGCGTGATCGGGAACCATTCGAGGCTGATTACGATCCACGTCGCGACGCCCTTGCCGCCGGGCCAGGTGATCGGCTTGCGGGTGGGCATGGCCGAATAGGCATAAAGATCGTGATCGTAGCCTGCGCGGCGGCGCGGGTATGCGAGATAGGCGGGATCAAGGCTCATGCGGCTTCTCCCGTTTGAGCGGCGCGCCATGCGTCGGCGATATCGCCCGAGCGGGTGATCCAGGCGCGGCCATCGGCGGCGATGTGGCGCAGCACTTCCTCGAACGCGCCGATGCGGTGTGGCTGGCCGATCAGGTACGAATGG
Coding sequences within:
- a CDS encoding FAD-binding protein, producing the protein MQQLIALNAARKAETPEELARLIGVPAEALAATLAEAHAAQASGEADAQGRIWGSDLPPVAPYRAVKVVGAIFHTQGGLQIDGQARVLRADGSALPNLFAGGGTARSVSGPAHWGYLPAMGLATAVTFGRLAGLSAAAQARQLTAA
- a CDS encoding FAD-dependent oxidoreductase gives rise to the protein MIPDFEYVIPVLVIGGGACGCIAALSAHHAGAQVLLVEQDERPMGSTGMSQGLICAAGTKAQAALGIEDSADTYFADIMAKTQGLTDPVLARAIADHAGPTVDWMVETLDLPWELDTGFRPAYGNSTFRVHGWRGHGGQDMVDLLHRRLDDAGVDVLLGAKLVAVHADEDGRIHGVTLERPDGAQELVGCETLILACGGFAANHAMMAQHMPDVSHARNNGHEGSQGTGIVVGEKLGAAFGDMGAYQGYAMLTEPQGIPVPPGVPVEGGILVNIAGERFTNEVEDIAGMVHPVLAQPGEHVWVVFDARIEAKTDYIPKCSS
- a CDS encoding class I SAM-dependent methyltransferase — encoded protein: MSSSADTPSNPVESPAPNDPSAGYDGPPDFRVIGRHAVFPQTNHDEIERINFLAQMNRHLAARVVPGVKAAFEARVVPAFEAQHGRPMADRHEARRALLEDPAFQTWSALRRMTMEQRQQAGRWTALRQRERLNAVTTELTEGDPRLSLDPALPIPRYVSAVDHHCMPGSYHTEYFPDDAVNGANYDHAGFVTTGGLLGKYSDGGGHAVVKWVRRNLPDFKPKKILEIGGTVGHSSLPLAQAFPEAEMTVVDLGAPVLRYGLARAKSLGVDNISFVQASGEDLSIYPDASFDWIQTTMFLHELSTKALRAIFAETRRLLKPGGIVLHVEQPQYAPKCRCSNRRCAIGTRSTTTSRSGAGCTRWTSTPRWSPPGSSVTS
- a CDS encoding REDY-like protein HapK: MHIFAVFNLKPGVSEEDYLAWARSTDLPTVNALPSIASFRVFRTTGVMGGDAKPPFGYIEVLDIADMAQFEKDVSSAAMGEVAAAFNNMVEVTFLTTEEVVA
- a CDS encoding SDR family NAD(P)-dependent oxidoreductase, whose product is MKFAGKVAVITGSGRKQGLGEAIARRLSEEGATVVIADIGGSRDSATPDAMIGAEAEMREVAESMPGAASTFSCDVRDPDQVRALAAHAVAAHGSLDIWVNNAGIGYIMKPLGEVSADDWRAVIDVNLTGAWFGLQAAAEIMIAQRKGGRIVNIASQAAKSGFPHAQAYTASKHGLVGLVRSASIELGAHGITVNNVCPNHVTTGLGKWQNEHFAAVQGISVEQYLKNMAARIPLGRPGLPEDTANAVAFLCSTEASYITGESMNVSGGEEPH
- a CDS encoding MmgE/PrpD family protein — encoded protein: MTETDGAGAALTELANPAHILIDHALSLRWADLPEATRSRARTFLHDSLAVGVAGRNAAHADAVLAMVQGWGAGEVAGVLGRPGLRLPAPSAAFVNAFQIHGQEYDCVHEPAVLHPMATVLAALLAEAARGDAVDGERFLTAIVAGVDVAVTLGLAAPDALKFFRPATAGIFGCVAAIASLREMPRDKALAAFGHALAFASGTMQAHLEGKPALPVQVANAARGSLVAVDLSNYGMPGVTRPLDGPFGYFPLMELREVLAPALARLGTGHRITEVSWKPFPTGRAGHGGIVAVQQLCHEQGLTVDALERLEYHAPPLIHRLVGRTAREGMEPGYARLCLPYLAAVTLLRGTVTLADFGREALDDPQVLALAQRIVVIADGNPDLAAFVPALARVKTVEGRDLTQPVTAQLGSPEWPLTPAQHLAKVRACLSFTGLASADDALAEAVAGLDCEADALGALIRSGVLS
- a CDS encoding VOC family protein; the protein is MTLLKCATHVVADLADAVARYERWMDYRAVEQGAVPADLAQAWSAPASAGRSYAVLQPASGAEVFLRFVEGDPVPDYAPIRTYGWAAIELCVNDVDAVHARMQESPFEVIGPPRPLDGFATIKPMQVRGDDLETVYLTQILQPGPDTGLPEPKSLVDRPFIMVLACPDLRKTAQWVKDVLGLPMIDPVAIRYTMIEKAFGLPDTAKTELTTARGAGQVFLELDQYPEAATERPRHKGALPPGVAITTMLYPDFDRLEGHWASAPVAREGAVYGGRRTGVLVTPEGALLEIVEGGEI
- a CDS encoding alpha/beta fold hydrolase codes for the protein MAATPIKRGFVDVPHGQMHYRHAGDSGEPLLILHASPGSSRQQVRTIEDFAGEARVFAPDTPGNGDSDALSDQEPTIPELAAAALAFIDAIGLEKVRVYGSHTGAAIGTELAILAPDRVSALVLDGVSLMQGEELADVLARYAFPFEPDLEGAYLMRLFQFCRDQYMFFPWYNRTRAGRRDGGLGSATDLHAWITEVMKAATTYHLNYRAAFKWPADKRMPLLQCPTLVTAAVNDPLYDSSVALEKLLKDGSFAELPRLDAADFRSSRKAAMDSFFGKRA
- a CDS encoding NAD(P)-dependent alcohol dehydrogenase, translating into MKAYQLGGQTGLESLTLAERDMPVAGPGEAVLKVKYVCLNNRDLQILEGRYGPKKAEDRIPFSEGVGEVVALGEGAAGIAVGDRAILAHFVSWIDGPFEMRYFGADLGTNLDGWMAEYVKVPAAALVKVPDSLSDEAAAPLAAASLTAWHAVVEVGQVHAGDLVVALGTGGVAMAALQIAKANGAFVAITSSSDEKLEQARKLGADYTVNYATHPDWAAELQRQTGGRGADIVVETGGQHTLPQSINACAVNARIVIIGVGSADGPLPNYGGIIGKNITLKGIAEGSRAMLARMVRAMEATGFAPVVDRVFSFDEALEACRYLKSAAHLGKVLIKVG
- a CDS encoding polysaccharide deacetylase family protein, which translates into the protein MSLDPAYLAYPRRRAGYDHDLYAYSAMPTRKPITWPGGKGVATWIVISLEWFPITPSDTPFRAPGHMQTAYPDYRHYTAREYGTRIGFYRLLDAFAKAGVQVSVAANGAIAQRYPSVIRDIIAAGHEVIAHSTDMNGTIASTLPVEAERALIRDSIAALADVAGVAPRGWHSIARSQSFATTDLLVEAGIEYCVDWANDEVPWAFANGLVNLPLNHELSDRQIINVQQQSVDSYAEQILDAHDWLAGEAAVDAPGGGGRLLPLHLTPYIIGLPYRMDAFERLLADLKARPATWFARGADILDSYRSQS